Proteins encoded together in one Planctopirus ephydatiae window:
- the rsmH gene encoding 16S rRNA (cytosine(1402)-N(4))-methyltransferase RsmH, whose product MTESDPPFPDEVPESSPVEPHAPTPVPGQDPGKRPARRVRYAGTHPRKFHEKYKELARDRYAADVEKILKSGKTPAGTHRPIMVDEILQVLAPQAGERGIDCTLGFGGHAQQLLRAIQPDGCLLGIDADPIELPKTEARLRNAGFPAETLIVQRTNFAALPGLIPALLPGGADFLLADLGLSSMQIDDPARGFTFKVDAPLDMRMNPSRGPSAAEFLAKIDVKGFAKLLEDAADEPLAEPLARGLLAAQQKSAFVTTGQLAEAVRKVLATIGSFDEEDVTATIRRVFQAIRIAVNDEFSTLEILLKSIPHCVKAGGRIAILTFHSGEDRRVKKAFQAGLASGVYREISSEVIRATPRERHDNPRSIPAKLRWAIRSSS is encoded by the coding sequence ATGACCGAGTCAGATCCGCCATTTCCCGATGAAGTTCCCGAATCTTCTCCCGTTGAGCCTCATGCACCAACGCCTGTGCCAGGACAAGATCCGGGGAAGCGTCCTGCGCGGAGGGTGCGTTATGCGGGGACACATCCCCGAAAGTTCCACGAGAAATATAAGGAACTGGCCAGAGATCGTTACGCGGCAGATGTTGAGAAAATCCTGAAGAGTGGCAAGACTCCTGCAGGAACCCATCGGCCGATTATGGTCGATGAGATTCTGCAGGTTCTCGCTCCTCAAGCGGGTGAGCGGGGTATTGACTGCACATTGGGATTTGGTGGCCACGCACAGCAGCTTTTAAGAGCAATCCAGCCGGATGGTTGCCTGCTGGGAATTGATGCAGACCCCATTGAACTCCCGAAGACCGAAGCCAGATTACGGAATGCAGGTTTTCCTGCCGAAACGCTGATTGTGCAGCGAACCAACTTTGCTGCGTTGCCAGGCTTGATCCCTGCTCTGTTGCCTGGTGGTGCCGATTTTTTACTGGCCGATCTTGGTTTATCTTCCATGCAGATTGACGATCCGGCACGGGGATTTACTTTCAAAGTCGATGCCCCACTGGATATGCGGATGAATCCATCGCGAGGGCCCAGTGCTGCTGAGTTTCTCGCGAAGATCGATGTGAAAGGATTCGCAAAACTGCTGGAGGATGCTGCTGATGAGCCGTTGGCCGAACCCTTGGCCAGAGGTTTGTTGGCTGCACAACAGAAATCTGCCTTTGTGACGACGGGACAACTAGCCGAGGCTGTGCGCAAGGTTCTGGCGACAATTGGTTCATTTGATGAGGAAGACGTGACCGCGACCATTCGTCGGGTGTTTCAAGCCATACGAATTGCTGTGAATGATGAGTTTTCGACGCTGGAAATTCTTCTCAAGTCGATTCCACACTGTGTAAAGGCAGGTGGCCGGATTGCCATTCTGACATTTCACTCAGGTGAAGATCGGCGTGTGAAGAAAGCGTTTCAGGCAGGCTTGGCAAGCGGAGTCTATCGGGAAATTTCGAGCGAAGTGATTCGAGCGACTCCTCGGGAACGGCACGATAATCCCCGCTCAATCCCTGCAAAACTTCGCTGGGCCATCCGCTCCAGTTCCTGA
- a CDS encoding pentapeptide repeat-containing protein — protein MHETRQSPAWVWDQLWIRLLAAVEDRQSPWRTPVLATLDGATLDGATLDGATLDGATLDGATLDGHLPAARTVILRDVMPQSRQLVAHVDRRSPKINQLQWNPHASWTFYDPAAAIQLRVMSQISLHTEDELASSQWSKTPASSRKSYLSTEAPGAPLPGPISTLPAELRGRDLTEQELLAGRPNFCVLLARVLEIDWYDLHPAGHLRLKFDCRAEQVDHQWIAT, from the coding sequence ATGCACGAGACTCGTCAGTCACCTGCCTGGGTGTGGGATCAACTCTGGATCCGATTGCTGGCAGCCGTCGAAGATCGACAGTCACCGTGGCGAACACCTGTACTGGCGACACTGGATGGGGCGACACTGGATGGGGCCACACTGGATGGGGCCACACTGGATGGGGCCACACTGGATGGGGCGACTCTGGATGGTCACTTGCCAGCGGCTCGAACAGTGATCCTCAGAGACGTGATGCCCCAAAGTCGTCAACTCGTGGCCCATGTCGATCGGCGATCTCCCAAGATCAACCAGTTGCAGTGGAATCCTCACGCATCCTGGACGTTCTACGACCCTGCCGCTGCGATTCAATTACGCGTCATGTCCCAGATCTCTCTGCATACAGAAGACGAACTGGCGAGTTCCCAATGGTCGAAAACGCCTGCTTCCAGCCGCAAAAGCTATCTTTCGACCGAGGCTCCCGGTGCTCCACTTCCCGGGCCCATCAGCACCTTGCCGGCTGAACTTCGAGGCCGAGATTTGACAGAGCAGGAACTACTGGCTGGCCGGCCAAACTTTTGTGTCCTTCTGGCGAGGGTGTTGGAAATCGACTGGTACGACCTGCATCCGGCAGGACACCTGCGACTCAAGTTCGACTGCCGGGCTGAACAGGTCGATCATCAGTGGATCGCAACGTGA
- a CDS encoding UTP--glucose-1-phosphate uridylyltransferase: MTRPFPADAEHKEIEQARGLLVEAGYGKLAGWLQTLPAVSRSKLAREILAIDWPLLKHAVAAKQITTAPANGANSPPSRAVAPEQLIRQPKDSNDFSAWRTAAERGRDLLKKGQVVLMVVAGGQGTRLGFSHPKGQYPIGPVSQASLFQIFCEQIRALEKEVGVVLPYCLMTSDSTHEATMLFFEANEFFGLSKEQVHFFKQGNLPALDSRTGEPLLATADSLAMSPDGHGGMLRAFRESGLLDKFLSEGCTTLYYHQIDNPAAILAEPAFLGWHARYDSQVSTKVVAKTSASERMGVVVSIDGATQIIEYSDMPAELAQRVDARGQLQLWAGNTAIHLFDLAFLKGLDGDCALPLHVAHKPVGCFDIESRQMISTAEPNAWKFERFIFDTLPLAKSSLVVEADRSREFLPVKNRDGADSPASVRQALLDLHRSWLLQAGAKVSPGVKVEISPLVARDLETLAGKLPPGIEFHQDVYLDEKFLQSLKRA; encoded by the coding sequence ATGACTCGGCCTTTCCCTGCTGATGCAGAACACAAAGAGATTGAACAAGCGCGCGGTTTGCTGGTCGAGGCGGGGTACGGCAAACTCGCGGGTTGGCTCCAGACTTTGCCTGCTGTCAGCCGGTCGAAGCTTGCCAGAGAAATCCTCGCAATTGACTGGCCGCTACTCAAACATGCTGTGGCTGCAAAGCAAATCACAACGGCCCCTGCGAATGGAGCCAATTCTCCACCCTCGCGAGCTGTCGCGCCCGAGCAATTGATCCGCCAGCCGAAGGACTCGAACGATTTTTCGGCCTGGCGCACTGCTGCGGAACGTGGCCGTGACCTGCTCAAGAAGGGGCAGGTTGTGCTGATGGTGGTGGCTGGTGGACAAGGCACGCGACTGGGCTTTTCGCATCCGAAGGGGCAGTATCCGATTGGTCCTGTCAGCCAGGCCTCGCTCTTTCAGATTTTCTGCGAGCAGATTCGAGCACTCGAGAAAGAGGTAGGGGTTGTTTTACCCTATTGCCTGATGACCAGTGATTCGACACACGAAGCGACGATGCTTTTTTTTGAAGCCAATGAGTTTTTTGGTTTGTCGAAGGAACAGGTGCATTTCTTTAAGCAAGGGAATCTTCCGGCACTCGATAGCCGCACGGGTGAACCCCTATTGGCGACTGCGGATTCACTGGCGATGAGTCCGGATGGGCACGGCGGCATGTTGCGTGCATTCCGGGAAAGTGGGCTGCTCGACAAGTTCCTCTCGGAAGGTTGCACCACTCTCTATTATCACCAGATCGACAATCCTGCAGCGATTCTGGCTGAACCGGCTTTTCTCGGTTGGCACGCCCGATATGACTCACAGGTCTCGACCAAAGTGGTGGCTAAGACCAGTGCGAGCGAGCGGATGGGTGTGGTGGTCTCGATTGATGGTGCCACACAGATTATCGAATACAGCGATATGCCGGCCGAACTCGCCCAGCGAGTCGATGCTCGCGGGCAGTTGCAGTTATGGGCCGGAAATACGGCCATCCATCTTTTCGACCTGGCCTTTCTGAAAGGTCTGGATGGCGATTGTGCTTTGCCACTGCATGTGGCCCACAAGCCTGTCGGCTGTTTTGATATCGAGAGCCGACAGATGATCTCGACAGCCGAGCCAAATGCCTGGAAGTTTGAGCGATTCATTTTCGATACACTGCCGCTGGCTAAGAGTTCACTCGTGGTGGAAGCCGATCGGTCTCGCGAGTTTCTGCCGGTCAAGAATCGCGATGGGGCGGATTCGCCCGCCTCCGTGAGACAAGCCTTACTCGACCTCCATCGAAGCTGGCTGCTGCAGGCAGGTGCGAAAGTTTCCCCCGGTGTGAAAGTGGAGATCAGCCCACTGGTGGCCCGCGACCTGGAGACTTTGGCCGGTAAACTGCCGCCGGGCATCGAGTTCCATCAGGATGTCTATCTTGATGAGAAGTTTCTGCAGTCGCTCAAGCGGGCTTGA
- the mnmA gene encoding tRNA 2-thiouridine(34) synthase MnmA yields MSKERVVLAMSGGVDSSVAAVLLQQQGYEVIGLFMRSGEASASACSLPPSGLLPVIERKSHKQGCCSAADAADAQRVADLLDIPFHALNFRDSFDQIKSYFADEYLKGRTPNPCVMCNVWLKFGRLWEFAQQVGASRIATGHYARIIQDEFGQTRLMRGADLSKDQSYVLFGIRPDILSKILFPVGHQTKAEIREIAAQANLRVAGKPDSQEICFIPDNDYRGFLRRYRDVSDTSGNFVDPQGKILGQHSGFEQFTIGQRRGLGIALGEPRFVIKIDAESRNVTLGTAEELGSSSLVAARTNWLSAPTSEVFSCTAQIRSMHRAAAAYAQVDADGTLHLRFCESQSGVAPGQAVVLYDSLERVICGAWIEDSHSPRAEALAMVDSHAC; encoded by the coding sequence ATGTCGAAAGAGCGTGTAGTCCTCGCGATGAGTGGCGGTGTGGATAGCTCTGTGGCTGCCGTTCTGCTGCAGCAGCAAGGCTACGAGGTCATCGGCCTCTTTATGCGCTCTGGCGAAGCCAGTGCCAGTGCCTGCTCACTCCCTCCCAGTGGCCTGCTGCCCGTTATTGAGCGAAAATCTCATAAGCAGGGATGTTGCAGTGCGGCTGATGCAGCGGACGCCCAGCGTGTGGCCGATCTGCTGGATATCCCATTCCATGCCCTCAACTTTCGTGATTCGTTCGATCAGATCAAATCGTACTTTGCGGATGAATATCTCAAGGGCCGCACTCCCAATCCGTGCGTCATGTGCAATGTCTGGCTGAAGTTTGGCCGGTTGTGGGAGTTTGCCCAGCAGGTCGGTGCGAGCCGGATTGCGACAGGCCATTATGCCCGCATCATTCAAGATGAGTTCGGGCAGACCCGGTTGATGCGGGGAGCTGATCTTTCCAAAGATCAGTCTTACGTTCTATTTGGGATTCGCCCGGACATTCTTTCCAAGATACTCTTCCCTGTCGGTCATCAGACCAAAGCAGAGATTCGTGAGATTGCAGCACAGGCCAATCTGCGAGTTGCTGGTAAACCCGACAGCCAGGAGATCTGCTTCATTCCTGACAACGATTATCGTGGGTTTCTCCGGCGATACCGCGACGTGAGTGACACTTCCGGGAATTTCGTGGATCCACAAGGGAAGATCCTGGGGCAGCACAGTGGCTTTGAGCAGTTCACGATTGGTCAACGCCGTGGGCTGGGAATTGCCCTGGGTGAGCCCCGGTTTGTGATCAAGATCGATGCGGAATCGAGAAATGTGACTTTAGGAACTGCCGAAGAGCTGGGCTCGTCCTCACTTGTGGCAGCACGTACCAACTGGCTTTCAGCCCCCACGAGCGAAGTTTTTTCCTGCACTGCGCAGATCCGATCGATGCATCGGGCAGCGGCAGCGTATGCACAGGTGGATGCTGATGGAACATTGCATCTTCGTTTTTGCGAGTCTCAATCGGGAGTGGCGCCGGGGCAAGCGGTCGTGCTCTATGATTCGCTGGAACGAGTGATTTGCGGTGCGTGGATTGAAGACTCTCATTCACCACGAGCCGAGGCACTGGCTATGGTCGATTCTCATGCTTGCTGA
- a CDS encoding class I SAM-dependent rRNA methyltransferase, which produces MENSPNPRRSAAKRPAQGQSYPKSSRRPATNQPPAGGEGAEKRGESARNRRGDKTPQGDNRAAGGRRYGTPSRGPAPRNPATGEFPTHETSNARSVRQRRAQIDSGSEVQRRLALYSPEMLSPRPLTADKIPVIVARSPSRHPYYFRKMLVSGIKAAQPGDLVKVVLEESQQTLGYGLYNPRAEMTVRMLTRGDQIPDEAWWKSKLEAAVKFRTETLGLEQQGNVYRLVHAEGDGLPGLMVDRYGDVLSVEAFNLGMYQRAESILDLLAACTGAKHGILRPGAYAAQLEGFDADPFGSENAPESVQVVENGVKYEVQFEDGHKTGFFCDQRQNRARVAELAAGQRVLDLCCYSGGFALSAAVAGAKSVHGVDLDEAAIAVAKKNAKLNKVQIEWAHADIFAWMREAQKQGQQWDIVVLDPPKLIRTRDDYEDGRKKYFDMNRLAASLVAPGGMLITCSCSGLLSSADFTRVTGYAIDNAGRSARLCEQTGAGPDHPVHVRCPESLYLKVNWYWFDEAPVTKSTHLPEGLMEDFTGESDSFTDSDE; this is translated from the coding sequence ATGGAGAATTCACCCAACCCACGCCGATCTGCCGCCAAACGCCCTGCTCAGGGCCAGTCCTACCCGAAGTCTTCCCGTCGTCCTGCCACAAATCAACCGCCAGCGGGAGGTGAAGGTGCGGAGAAGAGGGGCGAATCCGCACGCAATCGGCGTGGAGACAAAACTCCGCAGGGCGACAATCGCGCAGCAGGTGGGCGACGCTATGGCACCCCATCGCGTGGGCCTGCTCCGCGAAATCCTGCGACGGGTGAATTTCCTACTCATGAAACCAGCAACGCCAGATCTGTCCGCCAACGTCGGGCACAGATCGATTCGGGAAGTGAAGTTCAGAGGCGGCTCGCGTTGTACTCGCCCGAGATGTTAAGCCCGCGTCCACTGACGGCAGACAAGATTCCGGTCATTGTGGCGCGCAGCCCCAGCCGACATCCTTACTACTTCCGCAAGATGCTCGTCAGCGGGATTAAGGCCGCTCAGCCAGGCGATCTCGTGAAGGTCGTCTTGGAAGAATCGCAGCAGACACTCGGCTACGGGCTCTACAATCCGCGGGCCGAGATGACTGTCCGCATGCTGACGCGGGGTGATCAGATTCCTGATGAAGCGTGGTGGAAATCAAAGCTTGAGGCGGCTGTCAAATTCCGCACAGAGACTCTGGGACTCGAACAACAGGGCAATGTCTATCGACTGGTGCATGCCGAAGGAGATGGATTGCCGGGACTGATGGTTGATCGTTATGGCGATGTACTTTCCGTCGAGGCCTTCAACCTGGGGATGTATCAGCGGGCCGAAAGTATTCTGGATCTGCTGGCGGCATGCACCGGAGCGAAGCACGGCATTTTGAGGCCTGGCGCTTATGCCGCTCAACTGGAAGGTTTCGATGCCGACCCCTTTGGCTCGGAGAATGCCCCCGAGAGTGTGCAGGTGGTCGAGAATGGCGTGAAGTACGAAGTTCAGTTTGAAGATGGCCACAAGACCGGCTTCTTCTGTGATCAGCGCCAGAATCGTGCCAGAGTGGCCGAGTTGGCAGCCGGACAGCGAGTGCTCGATTTGTGTTGCTACTCGGGCGGATTTGCTCTCTCGGCGGCTGTTGCCGGCGCGAAAAGCGTACACGGCGTCGATCTGGATGAAGCGGCCATCGCTGTGGCCAAAAAGAATGCCAAGCTGAATAAAGTCCAGATTGAATGGGCGCATGCTGATATTTTTGCCTGGATGCGTGAAGCCCAGAAACAGGGGCAGCAATGGGATATCGTAGTTCTCGACCCGCCGAAACTCATCCGCACGCGTGATGATTATGAAGATGGTCGCAAAAAGTATTTCGATATGAATCGACTTGCCGCCAGTCTGGTGGCACCAGGCGGCATGCTGATTACCTGCAGTTGTTCGGGGTTGTTATCTTCTGCCGATTTCACGCGGGTCACGGGCTATGCGATCGACAATGCGGGGCGATCAGCCCGACTGTGTGAACAGACGGGTGCCGGGCCCGATCATCCAGTGCATGTGCGCTGCCCGGAATCGCTGTATTTAAAGGTGAACTGGTATTGGTTCGATGAAGCTCCCGTGACAAAGTCCACGCACTTGCCGGAAGGCCTCATGGAAGACTTCACAGGCGAGAGCGATTCCTTTACAGACTCAGACGAATAG
- a CDS encoding ATP-binding protein yields the protein MSDYEKLGVFYLGREYNLASGQLSDTPVLYDSKDLTTHALCVGMTGSGKTGLCLSLLEEAAIDGLPAICIDPKGDLGNLLLTFPSLKPADFKPWIDPGEATRKGLTVDELAARTATQWKEGLAAWDQPPERISRFRESADVCIYTPGSTVGVPLTILKSLSAPPPVIRDNAEAFRERIGSAVSGLLALLGVDADPLRSREHILLSTLVERSWRDGQNLELGRLIRDIQQPPFDRVGFLDLESFFPAKDRFSFAMSLNNLLASPGFQAWMTGEPLDIQRLLYTPEGKPRIAILSIAHLSDAERMFFVTILLGEVISWMRAQSGTTALRALLYMDEIFGYFPPSANPPSKQPMLTLLKQARAFGLGCVLATQNPVDLDYKGLSNCGTWLIGRLQTERDKLRVLDGLEGASTATGHAFDRSSMEKLLSSLGSRVFLMNNVHDDQPTVFQSRWALSYLRGPLSREQIQLLMDERKSQMPEDHTASTWHADAATGTRPVLPPEVSEVFIERSGALSTGENLIYHPALYATARIHFTQTTGGIDEWQTVSLLLPAHEGEALNWEAAEELEGELTLASSPEANATFTQPPAELFRAKTYTSQATALKDCLYRSRKLSLFKCADPKGISLPGESEGDFRQRLDQGHRDQRELAKAKIQAKYQSKLQTLEDRLRRAEQTAEKQKSQANSQTLSAVISFGTSLLGAFTSRKKISTTNLSRAATSARAASRVLEERGDVGRAEETVEAVRLQIQKLQDDFQHEIDEIVGLDPSRYVLEETQLTPKKTDMKVERMILAWVPFKQDRSGKVIPTW from the coding sequence ATGAGCGATTACGAAAAGCTGGGAGTGTTCTACTTAGGTCGCGAATACAACCTGGCAAGTGGTCAGCTCAGCGATACTCCCGTCCTGTACGATTCCAAGGATCTCACCACCCATGCCCTCTGCGTGGGGATGACAGGCAGCGGCAAAACGGGCCTGTGTCTGTCACTTCTCGAAGAAGCGGCCATTGATGGCCTCCCTGCCATCTGTATCGATCCCAAGGGCGATCTGGGGAATCTCCTCCTGACGTTTCCATCTCTTAAACCTGCCGATTTCAAACCCTGGATTGATCCTGGCGAAGCCACTCGCAAAGGGCTCACGGTCGATGAACTCGCTGCCAGAACTGCCACACAATGGAAAGAGGGCCTGGCGGCCTGGGATCAGCCTCCCGAGCGAATTTCCCGCTTCCGCGAATCAGCCGATGTCTGCATCTACACGCCCGGCAGCACTGTCGGTGTCCCGCTGACAATTCTCAAATCGCTCTCTGCTCCGCCCCCCGTCATTCGCGATAATGCCGAGGCCTTTCGCGAAAGGATTGGCAGTGCTGTTTCGGGACTGCTGGCACTCCTGGGAGTCGATGCCGATCCACTCCGCAGCAGAGAACATATTCTTCTTTCGACACTCGTCGAACGGTCGTGGCGCGACGGACAGAATCTTGAGTTGGGCCGGTTGATTCGCGATATCCAGCAGCCCCCCTTTGATCGAGTTGGCTTTCTAGATCTGGAAAGTTTCTTCCCGGCTAAAGATCGATTCTCGTTTGCCATGTCGCTCAACAACCTGCTCGCTTCGCCCGGGTTTCAAGCCTGGATGACTGGCGAGCCACTGGACATTCAGCGTCTGCTCTACACCCCCGAAGGCAAACCCCGCATTGCAATCCTGTCGATTGCTCATTTGAGTGATGCCGAGCGCATGTTCTTTGTCACCATCCTGCTCGGTGAAGTCATCAGCTGGATGCGCGCTCAATCCGGGACGACAGCACTCAGAGCGTTGCTCTACATGGATGAAATCTTCGGCTACTTCCCGCCAAGTGCCAACCCACCCAGCAAACAGCCCATGCTCACGCTACTCAAGCAGGCCCGCGCCTTTGGTCTGGGTTGTGTCCTGGCAACGCAGAACCCGGTCGATCTCGATTACAAGGGCCTTTCCAATTGTGGTACCTGGCTGATCGGTCGTTTACAAACCGAGCGCGATAAACTTCGTGTGCTCGATGGTCTCGAAGGAGCCTCGACAGCCACTGGCCATGCCTTTGATCGCAGTTCGATGGAAAAACTCCTGTCTTCGCTGGGCAGCCGAGTGTTTCTCATGAACAATGTCCACGATGATCAGCCCACAGTCTTCCAATCGCGCTGGGCTCTTTCCTATCTGCGGGGGCCACTCAGCAGAGAGCAGATTCAACTGTTGATGGACGAACGCAAATCGCAAATGCCCGAGGATCACACCGCTTCGACCTGGCATGCGGATGCTGCGACAGGAACCAGACCTGTCCTTCCGCCCGAAGTTTCGGAAGTCTTCATCGAGCGGTCGGGTGCTCTCTCGACGGGCGAGAACCTGATCTATCATCCCGCGCTCTACGCCACAGCCCGTATTCACTTTACACAGACAACGGGTGGGATCGACGAATGGCAGACCGTTTCCCTGTTATTACCAGCCCACGAAGGCGAAGCTCTCAACTGGGAAGCAGCCGAAGAACTCGAAGGGGAGTTGACCCTTGCCAGCAGCCCTGAAGCGAATGCCACCTTTACTCAGCCTCCAGCTGAACTTTTTCGGGCGAAGACTTACACATCTCAGGCGACAGCTTTGAAAGATTGTCTCTATCGCTCGCGAAAGCTTTCGCTTTTCAAATGTGCTGATCCCAAAGGGATCTCGCTGCCAGGCGAATCCGAAGGCGATTTCCGCCAGAGGCTCGATCAGGGACATCGCGATCAAAGGGAACTGGCCAAGGCGAAAATTCAGGCCAAGTATCAATCCAAACTGCAGACGCTCGAAGATCGCCTGCGTCGAGCCGAGCAGACGGCTGAAAAGCAGAAAAGTCAGGCGAATTCCCAGACACTCTCTGCCGTCATCAGTTTTGGGACATCACTGTTAGGGGCCTTTACCAGCCGAAAGAAGATCTCGACGACGAACCTTTCGAGAGCAGCGACCTCAGCCCGTGCTGCCTCACGAGTTCTCGAAGAGCGGGGGGATGTTGGCCGTGCTGAAGAAACTGTGGAAGCGGTCCGTTTGCAGATTCAAAAACTGCAGGACGACTTCCAGCACGAGATCGATGAAATCGTCGGGCTCGACCCTTCTCGTTATGTGCTGGAAGAAACGCAACTCACGCCCAAGAAGACCGATATGAAAGTCGAGCGGATGATCCTGGCCTGGGTCCCCTTCAAGCAGGATCGTTCTGGCAAAGTAATCCCTACCTGGTAA
- a CDS encoding phosphoribosylanthranilate isomerase, translating to MPDLSTFVKICGVTTPTQAAAISQLGPTALGLNFYRRSSRCVTLEQAREIRAAMTPGVLAVGVFVNETVESMLTIFQEAQLDVIQLHGDEPAHVVTQIREEARSQGLPQPGIYRAFRVGEEGLVDVSKHLEELSQLGFQYDGVLIDARVATISSSNQGKAGETIYGGSGHQAPWPLLIGWREILRQTPLYLAGGLTPANVEEAMRTVHPTGVDTASGVEDSPGVKDLALCRQFIERARSIVAS from the coding sequence ATGCCTGACCTCTCGACGTTTGTCAAAATTTGTGGCGTGACGACTCCCACACAGGCGGCTGCCATTTCGCAATTGGGGCCGACGGCACTGGGTTTGAATTTTTACAGGCGATCGTCTCGATGCGTGACTTTAGAGCAAGCTCGGGAGATTCGTGCCGCCATGACACCCGGAGTGCTGGCTGTGGGGGTGTTTGTGAATGAGACGGTGGAGTCCATGCTCACGATCTTCCAGGAGGCCCAACTGGATGTGATCCAGCTTCATGGAGATGAACCGGCTCATGTTGTCACTCAAATTCGAGAGGAAGCCCGATCGCAAGGATTGCCTCAACCGGGAATTTACCGCGCCTTTCGTGTGGGTGAGGAAGGTCTCGTCGATGTCTCGAAACATCTGGAAGAGTTGTCGCAATTGGGCTTCCAGTACGATGGTGTGTTGATTGATGCCAGAGTCGCGACGATCTCTTCTTCGAATCAAGGCAAAGCTGGTGAAACGATCTATGGGGGAAGTGGACACCAGGCCCCCTGGCCCTTGCTGATTGGCTGGCGGGAAATCTTGAGGCAGACGCCACTTTACCTGGCGGGTGGTTTGACCCCTGCGAATGTCGAGGAAGCGATGCGAACCGTTCATCCGACTGGAGTCGATACTGCCAGTGGTGTCGAGGATTCCCCGGGGGTGAAGGATCTCGCACTATGCAGGCAATTCATTGAGAGAGCGAGATCCATTGTCGCTTCCTGA
- a CDS encoding PQQ-binding-like beta-propeller repeat protein — MLSLSSWSVLSSTTAAILSGLLLIPTISAQADWPTFRGADRTAVAPDTGLLKEWPKEGPKLLWKTEGAGRGYSSLAVAGDKVFTLGDAPTVAEDKDEYLLAFNRADGKLLWKTKTGPAWNEGKESWQSSRSTPTVAGDDVFVLSPQGVLVACEAATGKEIWRKDLKAEFGGKKADSWGYSESVLVDGDRVIVTPGGPKTTIAALNRATGATIWTTLREDDRGAGHASIVPVTVGGVKVYVQTTGSGPLGVRANDGQLLWSYPIEKTTAVIPTPIVKNDLVFFAAGYKRGGALLKQVPGENETVKIEEVYPLNPRLANKHGGIILMGDYLYGDSDDAGIPYCADLMTGEVKWQGRGAGKGSVSVVGADGKAYWRFSDGVMVLSETGPEKYTEISSFQIPGSGDRPSWSHPVITDGKLYLREQDSILCYDLKP, encoded by the coding sequence ATGCTGAGTTTGTCATCATGGAGTGTGTTGTCTTCGACAACGGCTGCGATACTTTCCGGGCTGCTGCTCATTCCGACAATCTCGGCCCAGGCTGACTGGCCGACATTCCGGGGTGCCGATCGTACAGCCGTCGCACCCGATACCGGCTTGTTGAAAGAGTGGCCCAAGGAAGGCCCGAAGCTGTTGTGGAAAACGGAAGGCGCTGGCCGTGGTTATTCGAGCCTGGCAGTTGCCGGCGACAAAGTCTTCACTCTTGGTGATGCTCCGACAGTCGCAGAAGACAAAGATGAGTATCTGCTGGCCTTCAACCGGGCTGATGGCAAGCTGTTGTGGAAAACAAAGACTGGCCCCGCCTGGAATGAGGGTAAAGAGTCGTGGCAGAGTTCCCGCAGCACCCCAACTGTGGCGGGTGACGATGTGTTCGTGCTCTCTCCACAGGGAGTGCTGGTCGCTTGTGAAGCCGCGACCGGCAAGGAAATCTGGCGCAAAGATCTCAAAGCTGAGTTTGGTGGCAAGAAGGCTGATTCATGGGGCTATAGTGAATCAGTCCTGGTCGATGGCGATCGTGTGATTGTGACTCCCGGCGGCCCCAAGACGACGATAGCAGCACTCAACCGTGCGACCGGTGCCACGATCTGGACGACTCTCCGTGAGGATGACCGTGGAGCAGGGCATGCTTCGATTGTCCCTGTGACTGTGGGAGGCGTGAAGGTTTATGTGCAGACCACAGGTTCGGGCCCATTGGGCGTGCGTGCCAACGATGGCCAGTTGCTCTGGTCATACCCCATTGAAAAGACGACAGCCGTCATTCCGACTCCGATTGTCAAAAATGATCTCGTCTTCTTCGCTGCTGGGTACAAGCGGGGCGGAGCCCTGCTGAAGCAGGTTCCTGGGGAGAACGAAACAGTGAAGATCGAGGAGGTTTATCCTCTCAATCCACGTCTGGCCAACAAGCATGGCGGGATCATCCTGATGGGTGACTACCTCTATGGTGATTCTGACGATGCGGGGATTCCTTACTGTGCTGACCTCATGACAGGTGAAGTCAAATGGCAAGGTCGCGGTGCCGGGAAAGGTTCGGTCTCTGTCGTGGGTGCTGATGGGAAAGCCTATTGGCGATTCAGTGACGGGGTGATGGTTCTTTCGGAGACTGGGCCAGAGAAGTACACCGAAATCAGCTCTTTCCAGATTCCCGGAAGTGGTGATCGCCCCAGCTGGTCGCATCCGGTTATTACTGACGGCAAGCTCTATCTGCGTGAGCAGGACTCGATCCTCTGCTATGACCTGAAGCCGTAA